The region TGGCGACGGCCTGCGCAAGGCGCGTCTTGCCGGTTCCGGGCGGGCCGTGGAGCAGCACGCCTTTGGGCGGATCGACGCCGAGGCGGGTGAAGAGTTCGGGATAGCGCAGCGGCAGCTCGACCATCTCGCGCAGCTGCTGAATCGTCTCCGAAATGCCGCCGACATCGTCGTAGTTCACGACCGAGCGCCCGGCCTTGGGTTCCTCGAAATCGGGCCGCAGCTCGATCTCGGTGTTCTCGTCGATATGGACGATGCCCTTGGGCGCGGTGCTGATGACGCGCAGGCGGATCTGGGTGAGCGCGTAGGCGGGCGCGTTGAACATGCGCTGCACTTCGGCGGGCATGTTCTGGACCGGCTGCTGGCCGGTGGTGGCGACCAGATCGCCTGCGGTGATCGGCTTACGGAAGAAATTGCGCTTCAATGCCTGCGTCGGCCCCTGCAACCGCATCTCGCGGCTCGCGGGCGCGAAGACGACGCGGGTCGCGGGGCGCGACTGCGCGACCTCGATCTTCACATGCTCGCCCGAGCCGACTTCGGCGTTGGCGCGCTGGAGGCCGTCGAGGCGCACGACCGAGAGCGCCTGGTCCTCGTCGTAGGCGGCCATGGCGATGGCGGCGGTGGCGCGCTTGCCCGATAGCTGGACGACGTCGCCCTCGGTCACGCCGAGCGCCTGCATCGCGCTGCGCGGAAGGCGGGCGACGCCTCGGCCGCTTTCTTCCTGTCGTGCCGCCGCCACCTGCAGGCGCACGGTCTTCTCTTCGGTTGCGGCTTCGCTGTCGGCCATGATGTGCGCTGTCTCCCATTGGTCCGCGACACGATATCGGGTGCGCGGGCGTGGCGGCCTAGATAGGGCGCCTGCGCCGATTTCAAATGTCCCTTATGGAATGGGCGAAACGCCGGGAAGGTCCGCCCGCGAACGCATGCGATTCGCGTGGACAAGAAAAAACCCGGCTGAGCGAACCCAGCCGGGTATGAAGTTTGGGAGAGGATGCCTGAAAGGCCTCATTGTTGTGGCGCAACATCGATTCGTTCGCAAGTGCGAAAAGAACATTGGTAGTTGCGAAATTTGCAACTCATGGGTTTCATCGGATTTGCGCCATTGATACCGCTAACAGCTCCATCGAACATTGCTGCAACGCAGCATTACGTAGCGGTCGTTCGGGATGACAAGCCCGTGGCAAATCCCTAAACCTGCGTCCAATCCTCCCACTGCGATCCTCCGGAGAACCATGCAGAAACTCTTCCCCGATGCCGCTGCCGCCCTCGACGGGGTGCTCAAGGACGACATGCTGATTGCCAGCGGGGGCTTCGGCCTGTGCGGCATTCCGGAACGCCTGCTCGACGCGATTCGCGATAGCGGGGTCACCGGGCTGACCTTCGCCAGCAACAATGCCGGGATCGACAACGAAGGGATCGGCAAGCTGCTGCGGACCAAGCAGGTGAAGAAGATGATCAGCTCCTACGTCGGCGAGAACAAGGAATTCGAACGCCAGTTTCTCGCAGGCGAGCTGGAGGTGGAGTTCTGCCCACAGGGGACGCTGGCGGAGCGCATGCGCGCGGGCGGCGCCGGGATCCCGGGTTTCTACACCAAGACCGGCGTCGGCACGCAGGTGGCCGAGGGCAAGGAAGTGAAACGGTTCGACACCGGGGAAGGCCCGCAGGACTACATCCTCGAAGAGGGCATCTTCGCCGATCTCGCGATCGTGAAGGCGTGGAAGGCCGACGAGACGGGCAATGTCGTGTTCCGCAAGACCGCGCGCAATTTCAACGTGCCGGCTGCCACCTGCGGCAAGGTGTGCGTGGTCGAGGTCGAGGAAATCGTGCCCGCCGGCTCGCTCGATCCCGATTGCATCCATCTGCCGGGCGTCTTCGTGCAGCGCATGATCGTGGGCGCGCCCTACGACAAGAAGATCGAATTCCGCACCGTGCGCGAGGCAGCCTGACCGGGCTCGTGCGATGGTCCGCCCGTTCGGTTCGATCCTGCTCTGTGCTGCGGCCAGCCTGACCCTGTCGGGCTGCGCCGCACTCGCCGTGCCGGTCGGCACCAGCCTGCTTCTGGGCACGCGCATCAAGAGCGAGAATGCTCGCGATGCAGCGCTCGCTCAGGAAGCGCAGGCGAGCGCGTCGGCCGAATCGCCCGCCGCCGCGATACCCGCGGACGCGCAGGAGCAAGACGGCGAACTGGTGCTCACGCAACTCGATGCATTGCCCGCTCCGTCCACGAATGCCCTGCCCGACACGGGACGGTCGACCTATTCGGAGTTACAGGAAGCGGCGCTGGCGATCGCGCGGCGCGATCCCTTCGCGGAAGAAAAGCGCCTCTCCGCCATTCTCTCCGATCCGGCGAGCCTCGAGCCGGAGCGCGTGCCATGCGCCTTCGCGCAAACGGCCGTGCTGATCGACCTCGACCCCGCCGATGGCGAAGCTCCACTGGGCGATACGGTAACGGCTCCCGCCGACCTCGCGGAAGCGCTCGCGACCTTGCGCGCGCAGGAAGTCGCGGTGCTCTGGCTCACGCGGCACACGGCGGACCGGGCGGGGGCCGTGCGGCGCACTCTGCGCAACTCCGGGCTCGATCCGGACGGGCAGGACGAGCTCTATCTGGTACGCTACGAAGACGAGACCAAGGCGACGCGGCGGGCAGCCGCTGCCGACGATTACTGTATCGTCGCCATGCTGGGCGACGAGAAGCGCGATTTCGACGAGCTTTTCGCCTTCCTCAAGGAAGCGGACGCGGCCTTCGCGCTCGACACGCTTTTCGGCGAGGCCTGGTTTCTTGGCCCCCCGCCGCTGACCGCATCACCAACGACCACACCCCCTTCCGAACCCAAAGTTGCTGCACAGGATTGATAGCATGACCGACCAAACAACGGGCTGGACCCGCGACGAAATGGCCGCCCGCGCGGCGCGCGAGCTGCAAGACGGCTATTACGTCAATCTCGGGATCGGCATTCCCACGCTGGTCGCCAACCACATCCCCGAAGGCATGCACGTAACCTTGCAGAGCGAGAACGGCATGCTCGGCATCGGCCCCTTCCCGCTCGAAGGCGAGGAAGACGCCGACCTGATCAACGCGGGCAAGCAGACCATCAGCGAACTCGATCACAGCGCCTATTTCGACAGCGCGACCAGCTTTTCGATGATCCGCGGCGGGCATATCGACCTGACCGTGCTCGGCGCGATGGAAGTGGCGCAGAACGGCGACATCGCCAACTGGATGATCCCCGGCAAGATGATCAAGGGCATGGGCGGCGCGATGGATCTGGTCGCGGGCGTCAAGAAGATCATCGTGGTGATGGATCACACGTCGAAGCACGGTGACCCCAAGTTCCTCCCAGAATGCTCGCTGCCGCTGACCGGCACCAACGTGGTCGACATGATCATCACCAATCTCGGCGTGTTCCGCCGGCCCGACCATGACAGTGCTTTCCAGCTGATCGAGCTGGCGCCCGGCGTGAGCGAAGAGGACATCGCCAACAGCACCTCGGCCAAATACGAAGTGGCGCTCGAAAACGCGTGATGAAGTGGCTCGTTGCGTCTGGTGCGCTGGTGACGCTGCTGGCAGTCGGCGCGGCCATTGCCTTCACCTCTCCGCCCAGGCTGCTTTCGATCATCGATCGGATCGCGGGCGGTGGCGCTGATGCGGAGCGCGCGGGCACCGCGATCGCCTTCGGCAACCACGGACAGACACTCGACGTATGGGTGCCCGAACAGCCCGGCGATGCAGCGCGCCCGGTAATCGTCTTCTTCTACGGCGGTGGCTGGGTAAAGGGCGACCGCGACGCCTACGCCTTTGCGGGGCGCGCGTTTGCCGACCGGGGCTTCGTGGTCGTCATCCCGGACTATCGAAAGGTCCCCGATGTGCGCTTTCCCGCCTTTATCGAGGACGGGGCGGCGGCGGTCCGCTGGACGCGCAACAATGTCGCCCGCTTCGGCGGCGACCCAGAGCGGATCGCGCTGGCGGGTCATTCCGCCGGTGCGCACACGGCCGTTACCCTGGCGCTCGACCCGCGCTGGCTCGAGGCTGCGGAGGTTGGTCCGGATACCGTGAAAGCCGTGATCGGGCTGTCCGGCCCCTACGACTTCTACCCGTTCGACAAAAAGCGCTCGATCGATGCGATGTCGCGGTGGCCCGAGCCGCGCGACACCCAGCCGATCGAATGGGCGCGCGCCGCTGCGCCGCCGATGCTTCTGATCACTTCGAGCGAGGACACGGTCGTGCGCCCGTACAATACGGAAAATCTGGCGGCGAAATTGCGCGGACTGGGTGCCCCCGTCGAAACGGAGAACTACGAGGGCCTGAGCCACGAGGATGTGGTCGTGGCGCTCTCTAAGCCGTTTCGCGGCAAGGCCCCGGTGCTCGACCGCAGCGTGACCTTCCTCGATCGCGCAATGTAATCCGCCCGGCTTGACCTCGGCCCGGCGCTGGCCCAGCGAAGCGGGCATGTGGCTCGACAAACCCCGCAATCCCGACGCTCCGCTGGCAGGCCTGAAGGTGCTCGAACTCGCGCGCATTCTGGCCGGTCCCTTCGCCGGACAGACGCTGGCAGACCTCGGCGCGGACGTCATCAAGGTGGAGGCGCCCGAGGGTGACGGTACGCGGCTGTGGGGTCCGCCTTTCGTGGAGCGCGAGGACGGCGCGCGCGAGGCGGCCTATTACCACGGCTGCAATCGCGGGAAGCGCGGGATTACGGCGGATTTCCGGGACCCGGACGATCTTGCGCGCGTGATGGCGCTGGCGGACGAAGCCGACGTCGTGCTCGAGAATTTCCTGCCCGGAAAGCTCGCCAAGTTCGGGCTCGATTATGCGAGCCTTTCCGCCGCCAATTCGGCGCTCGTCTACTGTTCAATCTCGGGCTTCGGGCAGGATGGGCCGCGCCGGAACGAGCCCGGCTACGATTTCGTGATTCAGGCGATGAGCGGCTTCATGGCGCTCACAGGCGAGCCCGAGGGCGAGCCGATGAAGCACGGCATGTCGATCTCGGACCTCTTCTGCGGACTCTATTCGACCATCGCGATCCAGGCCGCCCTCGCAATGCGGCAGCGGACGGGGACCGGCCAGCATATCGACATGGCGCTCTACGATTGCTCGGTCGCGCTCCTCGCCCATCAGGCGCAGAGCTATTTCGCGACCGGTCAAAACCCGCCGCGCATGGGCAACATGCACGCGCAGGTCAGCGCCTATGGTGTGTTCCCGACTAAGGACGGCCCCGTCGTGCTCGCCCCCGCCAATGATCGCCTGTTCCGCAAGCTGCTCGAGGTGTTCGAACGGCACGACCTGCTGGGCGACGACCGCTTCGCCACCAACGAGGCGCGGATTGCCAACCGGGCCGAGATCGACGGGATCATTGCTGCCGAAACCGCGCAATGGGATCGCGAAGCGCTGCTGCGCCAGTGCCGCGAGGCGGGCGTGCCCGCAGGGCCGATCTACGAAGTCTCCGAAGTGTTCGAGGAGCCGCAGGTGCAGGCGCGCGGAATGACCTTTCAGATGTCCGACGGGCTCACCGGCCTGCGCAGCCCCTTCAAATTCTCCGCTGCCGAGCTTGCCCTGGGCGAGCCCTCGCCGAAGCTCGGACAGGACGACTAGCGCAAGAGCCTGCGTGGCTTGCCGCTCGCGAGGCTACGCCACAGCCACTCGAAGGGTCCCTGGCCGAAGCGGGCGAGCCAGGGCGGCGACCAGACGAGCATCAGCACGATCGGCACGAAGGCGATCGCGAAGGCCTGCCAGCGGGACAGCGCACCGAACAGCCCCGCTCCCCAACCGTAGAAGATCAGTGCGAAGGTCAGACTGGTGAGCAGGTAATTCGTGAGCGAGAGGCGCCCGACTGTGGCGAGCCTGCTGCGCAAGCCGCTCGCCCTGTCCGTCAGCAACCCCATCACCAGCGCGGCGTACCCCACCGCCAGCAGCAGATCGAACGGGATCGACCAGAAGAGGCCGATCGGGCCGACGATGCCTGCATCGAACCCGCTCGCCACATCGAGCGCGAGGCACAGCGCCAGAGCCGGAAGCGCGAGCAGCGCCATCCTGCGCGCCAGTGCGAAGGCACGTGCTTGCGGCCACTCGCCGCGCAGCAGGCCATTCTGCCAGAGCGCAGCCCCTACCAGCATCATGGCGAGCGTACTCGGGATGCCGGGAATTTGCGTCTCGAGCGCGTTCCAGAATCGCGTGATCCTGCGAACGATCCGTTCGTCGAAACCCTCGGTCCCGATCTGCTGCGCATAGGCAATCGCATCGGGAGCGGCCCCGAAGGCGCGCGCGGGATAGAGCGCGTTCTGCGACCCGGGGGGCGCGCTCGCCCACAACCAGGCCAGCAGGCTCCCGCCCGTGACATGCAACGCCATCAGCATGCCGGCGATCACGAGCATGTTCATCGGCGCAAGGCGCGTGAAAAGCGGCAGGAAAAGCCCGGCCATAGCATAGAGCCGCAGCACGTCGTTGTTGGCGAGCAGGATCGCGTGCGCTGCCCCGATGGCGAACAGAACCAGCATCCGTACCCCATGCGCGCGGATGCCATGCTTCTCGGCCCGTTCGAGCAGGATCAGGACGCCTGCGCCGAAGAGCATGGCGAACAGGCTGCGGAACTTGTCTTCGACAAATACGAAGCTCAGCCCCCAGACCAGCCAGTCGAGCAGGCTCTCGCTGCCCGCCGCCGCCGGGTTGAAATAGGCAGCCGAAGGCAGCGCGAAGACATAGACGTTCATCAGCGCGATGCCCGCGACGGCGATGCCGCGCAGCGCGTCGAGCGCGACGATCCGGCCGCTCCCCGAACGTGAAGGGCCCGGCGCCCCTGCCTCCCGCGCCCCCTGGGGTGCGGTCAGCGGAGTGCCGGGCCCGTTCATTGCGTCTTGTGGTGCGGCTTACTTGCCGACCGCAGCCTTCAGGTCGTCGGCCAGGTCGGTACGCTCCCACGGGAAGGCATCGCCGGTCGCCTTGCGCCCGAAGTGGCCGTATGCGGCGGACTGGCGGTAGATCGGCTTGTTGAGGCCCAGATGCGTGCGGATGCCGCGCGGGGTCAGGCCGCCCAGCTTGGTCATGCCGCGGATCGCGTCTTCGAGCGCCTCTTCGGACACCGTGCCGGTGCCGTGCAGGTCGACATAGACCGACAGCGGCTCGGACACGCCGATCGCGTAGGACAGCTGAATCGTGCAGTGCGTGGCGAGGCCCGCGGCAACGACGTTCTTGGCGAGGTAGCGGGTGATGTAGGCGGCCGAACGGTCGACCTTGGTCGGGTCCTTGCCGCTGAACGCGCCGCCGCCGTGGGGCGCCGCGCCGCCATAGGTGTCGACGATGATCTTGCGGCCCGTCAGCCCTGCGTCGCCATCGGGGCCGCCGATTTCGAACGCGCCGGTCGGGTTGATGTGCCACACCGTATCGTCACCGATGAAGCCTGCGGGCAGAACCTCGCCCACGGCCTTCTTCACATAGGCCTTCAGCTCGGCTTCCTTGTCGCCGGTGTGATAGCCCGGTGCGTGCTGGGTCGAGACGACGATCGCGACAGCCTTCGTGGGCTTGCCGTTTTCGTAGCGGAGCGTGACCTGGCTCTTGGCATCGGGCTCGAGGAAGGGCGCCGCGCCCGACTTGCGGTCGTCGGCCAGCTTCTGGAGGATCTTGTGGCTGTAATCGAGCGTCGCGGGCATCAGGTCCGGCGTCTCGTTGCAGGCGTAACCGAACATGATGCCCTGGTCGCCCGCGCCTTCGTCCTTGTTCGAACCTTCGGTGCCCGCGTCCACGCCCTGCGCGATCTCGCTCGACTGGCCATGCAGGTGGTTCTCGAAGGTCAGCGTCTCCCAGTGGAAGCCGCTCTGTTCGTAACCGATCTCCTTCACCGTATCGCGCACGACCTTCTCGATTTCTTCGGCCGCGCCCGGCTTCCATTCGCCATTGTCGTACATCGGTGCGCAGCGGATCTCTCCGGCGAGCACGACGCGCTGCGTGGTCGTGAGCGTTTCGCAAGCGATTCGCGATTCGGGATCCTTGCTGAGCATCAGGTCGACCACCGCGTCGGAAATCTGGTCGGAGACCTTGTCCGGGTGACCTTCGGAAACGCTTTCGGATGTGAAGATATAACTGCTGCGCATGGGGCTGTTACCTCGATATAAAGAGTTCTTTATGTCTGCATGAGCGCCCTAATGCGCAGTCCGCCGCTTTACAACCAGAGAGCCGCCGAGAAGCGCCAGAGCCCAGACGAGTGCCAGCCAGTTGCCCAGCAGCGCGAACGCGGTGGGCGACGCCGCAGGGGGCACCTTGCCTTCCAGCCGCGCCTGTTCGCCCATGCCGAGATGCTGGCGGACGACGCCACGCGCATCGATCACGCCGCTGATGCCGGTGGTGGTCGCGCGCAGCACGGGCAGCCCTTCCTCGATCGCGCGCATCCGCGCCTGAGCGAGGTGCTGTGGCGGACCCGAAGGGCCGAACCACCCGTCGATCGACGGGTTCACGATGTAATCGGGGCGGTCCGCACCATCGACGACCTGCCCGGAGAAGATGATCTCGTAACAGATCTGCACGCCTGCGCGGCCGTAGGACCCCAGATCGATCGTGCGCGGCCCGGGGCCGGGCAGGAAATCGATCGTCCCCGCGACCAGCCGCGACAGGCCGAGCGGTTCGAGCACGTCGCGAAACGGCAGGTACTCGCCATAGGGCACCAGGTGCGCCTTGCGATAGCTGCCCACGATCTCGCCCTCGTCGTCGACGATGCTGACCACGTTGTATGCCGCGACAGCGCGGTTATCCTCGATCTCGAGATCCATCGTCCCGGTCAGCAGCAAGCTGTCCTCGCCGATCACGCGAGCGATGCGTGCCCTCGCGAAACCCGGATCGCGCCCGGCGGTGGTCGCGGAATAGTAGCGCTGCGGATACCCTTCGCGCAGGTAATCGGGCAGCACGCCTTCGGGCCACAGGACCAGCCGGCGGCCGCTTTCCTCTGCCGGCCGCGCCGTGAGCGCGGCAAGCGTGAGGAAGCCGGGTTCGTATTGCCGGGGATCGTTGAGTTCATCCTGGTCGAGATCGGGCTGCACCAGCGTGTAGTCGAGCGTGCCCTCCGCCCCCGGGCCGGCCGGCCAATACATTGCCGCCGCCAGCAGCACCGTGGCGAGTCCCGCGCGGGTCCAGTTGCGGCGCAGCAGCAGATCGACCAGCACGACCGCGAGGAGTACGGCGAGGCCCGACAGGGCGTAGGTCCCGGTGAAGGGCAAGAGCGCGCCGAGGCCCGGCGTGTTGAACGGGCCGAGCATGGCGAGGCTGAACGGGCCCCAGGCATAACCGGTGAACAGGCTCGCCCGCAGCCATTCGGCCAGAATCCAGCAGCCGCCCAGCGCCAGCGCATAGGTCAGCGTGCTGCGACCGCGCGCAAGCCGTGATGCCGCGGCAAAGGCTGTCGCGGGGAAGAGCGCCAGATAGGTGGAGAGTAGCGGTACGGCGAGCCAGCCAAGCTCGGCCGGCATGCTGTCCTGATGCGTGAACGCGGTCGCGATCCACAGATTGCTGGCCGTGAAATGGGCGAGCCCGAACAGCCAGCCGCGGAAGAACGCGCTGCGGGTCGAGCCGCTGAAACGGATGAGGATCGCGGCCGCGCCGAGCCCCAGCAGGGACAGCGGCCAGAGATGCAGCGGCGGGAAGCCCAGCGCGGCGATCGCGCCGAGGGCGGCGATGACGATGCGCGGGTGCTGCAACGCCCGGCTCAGCATGCGCGATGACCTATGGCGATCGGCGCACGCCGTCTGCCGGGCATCACGCGCATGTCGTCAGCCACGCGAGGAGTGCGCCGTCCGAGCGGGTCAGCCGACCGCGCTCAGCGCCCCATCGCCCGAATCTTCGCCCCCGTCCTCGCTCGGAGCATCTTCCGTCGATTTGCGTGTGCGGCGCGGGGGCTTCGCAGCCTTGGGCTTGGCCGCCTTGGCGGGCTTGCCCTCTTCGGACGCGGTCGCCGCGGCAATCGCGGGCGGCAGGACCGAGGAATCGATCTCGCCCTCGTCCGAAGCATCGCCCGAAGTGTCGCCGTCATCGCTCTTGCGGGCGCGGGCGCTGCTGCGGCGGGGCTGTGCGCTGCGCTTGCGCACGAAGGGGTTCTCTTCGCTTTCGAAGACTTCCTCGTCGTCGTCGTCGGACGAATCGTCCGCGTCGGCGTTCTCGCGGTCCTTGCCGCGCTGCTTTTCGTTGCGGCCCGACTTCTTGGGCTTGCGACGATCGTCGCCACCCTTGCCGCTGTTGTTGCCATTGCCGCTGTTGTTGTTGCCGCGATCGTCGTCGTCGTCATCCGACGAATCGTCGTTCGCCTGGCCGCGTTCGTTGCTGTCGCGCTTGCCACGCTGCTCGTCCTGGCGGGCCTTGTTGTCCGCAATCACGCGGAAATAGTGGTCCGCGAACTGCAGGTAGTATTCCGCCTGCACGCGATCGCCATTGTGCTGGGCGTCCTGCGCCAGCTTCTTGTACTTGTCGAGCATCTGGGGCGCATTGCCCCGCGAGCGGCTGTCAATCCGGTTGGAGCTGTTGCCGCCCCCGCCCTGATTGCGGTTGTTGCCGCGGCCCCGCCGACGGTTGTTGTTGTTACGATTGTTGTTGTTCAAGGAATAGTCTTCCCTCGTGGTCGGGCCAAAAGTCGCGGCGTCGCAGCAATGCCGGATATTCCGCGCGGCCTACCTGTCCCTAAGCGTGATCCTCGATCTTGTGCCGATCGCAAGCCCTTCAAAAAGGCCCCGTCCACTTGCTGATGTCGGATCGCGACCCGTGCAAGAAAGTTCGTATCTTGCTCGGTCTTGACCGGACTTACCGGTTACCCGGCGCTTTGCCAACCCCCTGTCAAAAGCTTTGCGAAACAATCATCGCGCGTGGCCTTTTTGCAAGATCGTTGCAGAAACGTGGCGCAAGGCCTTGATTTCGGGCGATGCCGGAAACCGCATCCTGCTGCGTCGCGCCGATTTCGAAAATCGCGATGGCGTCCTTTGTTAACAAGTGCGCGATCTGCGGGAGCAGGATTCGATAATCGTCGAGCCCCTCTGCCCCTGCGAACAGGGCCGAACCCGGCTCGTGATCGCGAACGCAGGGGTCTAGCGGCGCGTCATCCTCCACATAGGGCGGATTGCACAGGACCAGATCGAACTGGCCGAGGTCGCGCCGCCAGCCGTCCCGCCGCCAGCTGCGCCGCAGGAAGCGGGTGCGCTCCGCCAGACCCAGCGTCGTCGCATTGCACTGCGCCACGCGCAGCGCGGGCATCGAGGCATCGAGCCCGACCCCTTCCGCCTCCGGCCACTGCGACAGCGCCGCCAGCAGCAGCGCGCCCGATCCGGTGCCAAGGTCGAGGATGCGCTGCGGGGCCTTGCGGGTCGCGAAGTAATCGCGCGCTGCGGCGATCAGCGTCTCGCTGTCGCCGCGCGGGATCAACACGGCGGGGGTGACCTTCAGCTCCAGCCCGTAGAACTCGGCGCTGCCGGTGATGTAGGCGACCGGCTCGTGGGCGGCGCGGCGCTCGACGAGCGGATCGAACGTCGCCGGAGCATCGTCGCGCATCGCCCGCAGCAGCATGTCCGAACGCGAGAGGCCCAGCGCATACCCCATCAGCAGCTCGGCATCGAGCCGCGGCGTGTCGCTGCTGGCGGCGAGAAGATCGGCCCCATCGCGAATGGAGTCGCCCACACTCCCCCTCCTCTTCAGAGGAGGGGGTCGGGGGGTGGTGGGACGCGCAGCAGCCCAACGATCGGGGGCATTCGCCAGAGCGAGACTCAGATCCTCCAGCACTCCATCGAG is a window of Alteriqipengyuania lutimaris DNA encoding:
- a CDS encoding CoA transferase subunit A, which translates into the protein MQKLFPDAAAALDGVLKDDMLIASGGFGLCGIPERLLDAIRDSGVTGLTFASNNAGIDNEGIGKLLRTKQVKKMISSYVGENKEFERQFLAGELEVEFCPQGTLAERMRAGGAGIPGFYTKTGVGTQVAEGKEVKRFDTGEGPQDYILEEGIFADLAIVKAWKADETGNVVFRKTARNFNVPAATCGKVCVVEVEEIVPAGSLDPDCIHLPGVFVQRMIVGAPYDKKIEFRTVREAA
- a CDS encoding CoA transferase subunit B, translated to MTDQTTGWTRDEMAARAARELQDGYYVNLGIGIPTLVANHIPEGMHVTLQSENGMLGIGPFPLEGEEDADLINAGKQTISELDHSAYFDSATSFSMIRGGHIDLTVLGAMEVAQNGDIANWMIPGKMIKGMGGAMDLVAGVKKIIVVMDHTSKHGDPKFLPECSLPLTGTNVVDMIITNLGVFRRPDHDSAFQLIELAPGVSEEDIANSTSAKYEVALENA
- a CDS encoding alpha/beta hydrolase: MKWLVASGALVTLLAVGAAIAFTSPPRLLSIIDRIAGGGADAERAGTAIAFGNHGQTLDVWVPEQPGDAARPVIVFFYGGGWVKGDRDAYAFAGRAFADRGFVVVIPDYRKVPDVRFPAFIEDGAAAVRWTRNNVARFGGDPERIALAGHSAGAHTAVTLALDPRWLEAAEVGPDTVKAVIGLSGPYDFYPFDKKRSIDAMSRWPEPRDTQPIEWARAAAPPMLLITSSEDTVVRPYNTENLAAKLRGLGAPVETENYEGLSHEDVVVALSKPFRGKAPVLDRSVTFLDRAM
- a CDS encoding DUF418 domain-containing protein gives rise to the protein MNGPGTPLTAPQGAREAGAPGPSRSGSGRIVALDALRGIAVAGIALMNVYVFALPSAAYFNPAAAGSESLLDWLVWGLSFVFVEDKFRSLFAMLFGAGVLILLERAEKHGIRAHGVRMLVLFAIGAAHAILLANNDVLRLYAMAGLFLPLFTRLAPMNMLVIAGMLMALHVTGGSLLAWLWASAPPGSQNALYPARAFGAAPDAIAYAQQIGTEGFDERIVRRITRFWNALETQIPGIPSTLAMMLVGAALWQNGLLRGEWPQARAFALARRMALLALPALALCLALDVASGFDAGIVGPIGLFWSIPFDLLLAVGYAALVMGLLTDRASGLRSRLATVGRLSLTNYLLTSLTFALIFYGWGAGLFGALSRWQAFAIAFVPIVLMLVWSPPWLARFGQGPFEWLWRSLASGKPRRLLR
- the lnt gene encoding apolipoprotein N-acyltransferase, whose translation is MLSRALQHPRIVIAALGAIAALGFPPLHLWPLSLLGLGAAAILIRFSGSTRSAFFRGWLFGLAHFTASNLWIATAFTHQDSMPAELGWLAVPLLSTYLALFPATAFAAASRLARGRSTLTYALALGGCWILAEWLRASLFTGYAWGPFSLAMLGPFNTPGLGALLPFTGTYALSGLAVLLAVVLVDLLLRRNWTRAGLATVLLAAAMYWPAGPGAEGTLDYTLVQPDLDQDELNDPRQYEPGFLTLAALTARPAEESGRRLVLWPEGVLPDYLREGYPQRYYSATTAGRDPGFARARIARVIGEDSLLLTGTMDLEIEDNRAVAAYNVVSIVDDEGEIVGSYRKAHLVPYGEYLPFRDVLEPLGLSRLVAGTIDFLPGPGPRTIDLGSYGRAGVQICYEIIFSGQVVDGADRPDYIVNPSIDGWFGPSGPPQHLAQARMRAIEEGLPVLRATTTGISGVIDARGVVRQHLGMGEQARLEGKVPPAASPTAFALLGNWLALVWALALLGGSLVVKRRTAH
- a CDS encoding CaiB/BaiF CoA transferase family protein — encoded protein: MWLDKPRNPDAPLAGLKVLELARILAGPFAGQTLADLGADVIKVEAPEGDGTRLWGPPFVEREDGAREAAYYHGCNRGKRGITADFRDPDDLARVMALADEADVVLENFLPGKLAKFGLDYASLSAANSALVYCSISGFGQDGPRRNEPGYDFVIQAMSGFMALTGEPEGEPMKHGMSISDLFCGLYSTIAIQAALAMRQRTGTGQHIDMALYDCSVALLAHQAQSYFATGQNPPRMGNMHAQVSAYGVFPTKDGPVVLAPANDRLFRKLLEVFERHDLLGDDRFATNEARIANRAEIDGIIAAETAQWDREALLRQCREAGVPAGPIYEVSEVFEEPQVQARGMTFQMSDGLTGLRSPFKFSAAELALGEPSPKLGQDD
- the prmC gene encoding peptide chain release factor N(5)-glutamine methyltransferase, with amino-acid sequence MSEDNGPKAPSSLEEGVGGGESERRTMLARASEMRRNPPEPERRMWNALRGGRLGGHKFRRQAVIGDRIVDFFCPSKGLVVEIDGETHDPECDALADDRMLTENGFGTVRYENEEVMQNLDGVLEDLSLALANAPDRWAAARPTTPRPPPLKRRGSVGDSIRDGADLLAASSDTPRLDAELLMGYALGLSRSDMLLRAMRDDAPATFDPLVERRAAHEPVAYITGSAEFYGLELKVTPAVLIPRGDSETLIAAARDYFATRKAPQRILDLGTGSGALLLAALSQWPEAEGVGLDASMPALRVAQCNATTLGLAERTRFLRRSWRRDGWRRDLGQFDLVLCNPPYVEDDAPLDPCVRDHEPGSALFAGAEGLDDYRILLPQIAHLLTKDAIAIFEIGATQQDAVSGIARNQGLAPRFCNDLAKRPRAMIVSQSF
- the metK gene encoding methionine adenosyltransferase, with product MRSSYIFTSESVSEGHPDKVSDQISDAVVDLMLSKDPESRIACETLTTTQRVVLAGEIRCAPMYDNGEWKPGAAEEIEKVVRDTVKEIGYEQSGFHWETLTFENHLHGQSSEIAQGVDAGTEGSNKDEGAGDQGIMFGYACNETPDLMPATLDYSHKILQKLADDRKSGAAPFLEPDAKSQVTLRYENGKPTKAVAIVVSTQHAPGYHTGDKEAELKAYVKKAVGEVLPAGFIGDDTVWHINPTGAFEIGGPDGDAGLTGRKIIVDTYGGAAPHGGGAFSGKDPTKVDRSAAYITRYLAKNVVAAGLATHCTIQLSYAIGVSEPLSVYVDLHGTGTVSEEALEDAIRGMTKLGGLTPRGIRTHLGLNKPIYRQSAAYGHFGRKATGDAFPWERTDLADDLKAAVGK
- a CDS encoding DUF4167 domain-containing protein encodes the protein MNNNNRNNNNRRRGRGNNRNQGGGGNSSNRIDSRSRGNAPQMLDKYKKLAQDAQHNGDRVQAEYYLQFADHYFRVIADNKARQDEQRGKRDSNERGQANDDSSDDDDDDRGNNNSGNGNNSGKGGDDRRKPKKSGRNEKQRGKDRENADADDSSDDDDEEVFESEENPFVRKRSAQPRRSSARARKSDDGDTSGDASDEGEIDSSVLPPAIAAATASEEGKPAKAAKPKAAKPPRRTRKSTEDAPSEDGGEDSGDGALSAVG